In one Balaenoptera musculus isolate JJ_BM4_2016_0621 chromosome 20, mBalMus1.pri.v3, whole genome shotgun sequence genomic region, the following are encoded:
- the KRT15 gene encoding keratin, type I cytoskeletal 15, whose amino-acid sequence MSTTFLQTSSSTFGGGSTWGGSLTAGGGGFAGGSLYGGGGSRSISASSARFVSSGSAGGYGGGFSGGAGSGLGGGFGGGLGGGLGGGFGGGFGDFGGDGLLSGNEKLTMQNLNERLASYLEKVRALEEANADLEVKIRDWYQKQRPTEIKDYSPYFKTIEELRDKILAATIDNSRVILEVDNARLAADDFRLKYENELALRQSVEADINGLRRLLDELTLAKSDLELQIESLNEELAYLRKNHGEEMKEFSNQLAGQVNVEMDAAPGVDLTRVLLEMREQYEAMAEKNRRDAEAWFFSKTEELNEEVASNTEMIQTSETEIVDLRRTMQGLEMELQSQLSMKAGLESTLAETECRYALQLQHIQGLISSVEAQLSELRSEMECQNQEYKMLLDIKTRLEQEIATYRSLLEGQDARMAGIGTREASLGGGGSGKVRINVEESVDGKVVSSRKRDI is encoded by the exons ATGAGCACCACGTTTCTGCAGACTTCTTCCTCCACCTTTGGGGGTGGCTCGACCTGGGGGGGTTCCCTCACGGCTGGGGGAGGAGGCTTTGCTGGGGGGAGTCTCTATGGGGGAGGTGGGAGCCGCAGTATCTCAGCTTCTTCTGCCAGGTTTGTCTCCTCGGGGTCAGCAGGGGGCTATGGGGGCGGCTTCAGTGGAGGGGCTGGTAGTGGTTTGGGTGGAGGCTTTGGAGGTGGCCTTGGAGGTGGCCTTGGAGGTGGCTTTGGTGGTGGCTTTGGTGACTTCGGCGGTGACGGCCTCCTCTCTGGCAACGAGAAGCTCACCATGCAGAACCTCAACGAGCGCCTGGCCTCCTACCTGGAGAAGGTGCGCGCCCTGGAGGAGGCCAACGCTGACCTGGAGGTGAAGATCCGCGACTGGTACCAGAAGCAACGGCCCACTGAGATCAAGGACTACAGCCCCTACTTCAAGACCATAGAAGAACTCCGAGACAAG ATCCTGGCGGCCACCATCGACAACTCCCGGGTTATCCTGGAGGTTGACAACGCCAGGTTGGCTGCGGATGACTTCAGACTCAA gTATGAGAACGAGCTGGCCCTGCGCCAGAGCGTGGAGGCTGACATCAACGGCCTGCGCAGGCTGCTGGATGAGCTGACCCTGGCAAAGAGCGACCTGGAGCTGCAGATCGAGAGCCTGAACGAGGAGCTGGCCTACCTCCGGAAGAACCACGGGGAG GAGATGAAGGAGTTCAGCAACCAGCTGGCCGGCCAGGTCAACGTGGAGATGGACGCGGCACCCGGCGTGGACCTGACCCGCGTGCTGTTGGAGATGAGGGAGCAGTACGAGGCCATGGCGGAGAAGAACCGCCGGGATGCTGAGGCCTGGTTCTTCAGCAAG ACGGAGGAGCTGAATGAGGAGGTGGCCTCCAACACAGAGATGATCCAGACCAGCGAGACGGAGATCGTAGACCTGAGACGCACGATgcaggggctggagatggagctgCAGTCCCAGCTCAGCATG AAAGCCGGGCTGGAGAGCACGCTGGCGGAGACCGAGTGCCGCTACGCCCTGCAGCTGCAGCACATCCAGGGCCTCATCAGCAGCGTCGAGGCCCAGCTGAGCGAGCTCCGCAGTGAGATGGAGTGCCAGAACCAGGAGTACAAGATGCTGCTGGACATCAAGACGCGGCTGGAGCAGGAGATCGCCACCTACCGCAGCCTGCTGGAGGGCCAGGACGCCAG GATGGCTGGCATTGGTACCAGAGAAG CCTCCCTgggaggtggtggcagtggcAAAGTCCGTATCAACGTTGAGGAGTCAGTGGATGGGAAGGTGGTTTCTTCTCGAAAGAGAGACATCTAA